The sequence gGAACACTCGGTATACTTTACTGTACTGTGTCATTTGCTATACTATGTTGTGATTGTGATAAGTATACGCTTGCGCAGTGCGTCATACTTATCACTTATGAATCAGCTGATGAAGAAGGCGAACAGTTACAGTTTCAGCGGTATTTCAAGTAAAAGTTGAAGAATATGTCACTAAATACGGCGCACGCAAATGGCGGCGTTCTTATACATGCCGGCGAATAGTAAGTTAAGaagtttattatatcattGCAACAAtcgttaacaatattttgcaCATTGTCGCGTGACATTTCTACAACGTAGTTCAACGTTGTGGCCTTCTAAAGAGGATTTCCTTATTATGTCAATAATCTTTCCTTCATTGACGATGCTACCGCCTACggaaaattactattatcatttcttaaataatttaaatgtccGCTTAAAAATGATCATAGTTTAGATTTTCTCAATGTGATGCAattgataaaacaatattaacaagagaaagtttcatttcttcagcatattattattctgcGATAATGTCACTATGGAGTTCCATGGACAAGAGCAACCTGAGTTCCTTGGAAATAAGCGAGGACGATTATACCTAACTACACATAGAATGATCTTCAATGCTAAAGACCACAGAGAAAAAATGCAATCGTTTAGTTTTCCATTTATAACGTTAAGCGAGGTCGAAGTGGAACAACCAATGTTTGGAGCTAATTACATTAGAGGCAAATGTAGTGCTCAACCAAATGGGAATTGGATTGGACAatgtaaattcaaattatactttaaaagCGGTGGTGCAATAGAGTTTGGGCAGGCAATGTTGAGAGCAGCAGCAATGGGtgagtttattaaatatatttagaatctATTCCTGTTTAATTATCAAACATATCAATagtgattattatatttatttgtagctCAACGCAATGATCCTGCAGCCGATGCTCCACCACCGTATCAACCACCAACATCAGATTGGTACGCTGCTCCGCCACCTGCTTATCAAGCACCTACTGGATACTATGGTTGGGTACCACCTACCAATGCATTTCCAGATATGCCACCAGGTTAAATGTTTATCTTTCAACttccaataatttctattattttgtttaataacaatttgtcTGCCATTTTAAcgcatgaaaatatttatgaagacAAAACTGaagtttatgaaaattaagatTACAATCCTatagtaaaatttcatttttgttgccAAGATCATAAAACAATAACAAGTTATGTGCTCTGTATTAAATGTTGCATTTCACTCTTTGCCTTCttgatattgtatttattgtttagcTTTTCAGTTGTAAATCACAAATTGTACCATTTTTCCAACAATAATGTGATAGTCAAAATGTTAATTGATAGTCTacataaactatattaatttattaattatttacgtttGATATGatcgttaaaaatgttttatatatgtatgtagcAAATGGTGTATATATGACGGACATGCCACCGCCATACCCTGGTATAAATTCACCCTATGCAAGTGGTGCACCTCAACAAGGTGCATGGGGTGCTACTGGACAACAAACTGGATGGGTCCCACCTCAACAGAATGGTGCACCAGGATGGGCAAATCCAAATTATAATAGTCAACCAATGTCCCAAGCAGGTGGGTATCCAAATTACCAGCAGCCACCTTACAGTGGTTATGCACAAAATCCACCACCATACTCTGCATATCCTCCAAGCAATAATTACCCACAATCTCAATATAATCCACAACAAAATCCTTACAATCAATACCCACCGccttattaattgtataataatattacatgtgAAATTTCTTgcttattaaagtaattaacgtttaaataataattcataaagataaatatataaagccATAAAGatgaaatatagtatacaatttttgtttatcatATTTGCAacataaacagatattttttttaaacaaaagatGCAAGTATATATGTACTACTATATTTCATGCAACATATACAAAAGGCACACAATAATGTAACATACACAATACATACAACACAAATACTAactttccaatattttttttaagaaatgtatttatgaagaaaaatattgttaattattactcTAGAGTATTACACTTTTGTTGTTTCAATAATACAATagctttataataattattataatacatcaaGGTTactatgttattaaattttagacaAATATAACttgctgtttttatttaaacccACCAATTAAGAACATTatacttttacaaaaataagaacaatCGTTTTCATAAAGAAAACTTAATAATGATGccataaaattttctatttcacctATTAAGTCTGAAGGTTTTGAATATTATGCAATAATGTTGCATAACAGGTTTGGTTGACCTGAAGTAAGGTTGACTTTCACTATGCTCAGTTATTATCTCATAGTTGTCAGAGATAGTTCAAAGAAACGTGACGTGTTATTACGTGTTCTTAATTAGGTTTTTATCCATTAATTGATTTATCTAAGTTGCAAACAgtgtgtaaaattattaattgtttctatttttcaacaaaGTAGAACAAAAAcgattacatatatattaagtGTGATAGATGAATAACTTAATCGAAGTATGCTATAGCAAAAAAACTGTGTATtgttaaaagtaataaaaatgaacgtgtgtatgattttgttaaattttttagatagAGTATTTCCAACATTATATTGAACACAATTCGTCATATTATTACACCTTATGGAACAATTATTTGGTGTcgtaataacataaattataattaaataaagagaCTCATATTCGAGATTCTTAAGACAATTAATTGGCTTAAAAATTAAGCACAAAATGCcagaacatttaaaatttactgcATTAAACATATATACGTGTAtgtaattcattaaaaatttgaatttattttcacaataaaaaGATTGCTTAGAGTCGCGTTgttttgtttcatattttttttgcTTTTCAGATGCAAAAGCAGCAGAAGCTGCTCAAAGTGCATATTATGATCCCAGCAGGCCTCAGTGTGCCTATGTTCCACCACCTGCATACTATGTAAGTACAAATATGcatttgataatatatatcaatatgaatttatataattaatgttcccttaattatttatataattgtgatGTTCCTTTGTTTTAGGAGAGTCCACCAAGTTTCCAACAGGCATCGGAAAAGAAGGATCAGTAAAATTGCATTCACAAAACAGTGATGTGATATCACACTGTTGTTTGAATAGTATTATACGTGTAATATACTGGATAGTAACAAATATATGCATTCCACTTTAGGTTTTGCTATAATGTCGTTTTGGTGTGCGCatttcaatatacaatattcctATCTTTCCACTATTATTCACGATTTTGAATATATACACTTTATTGTACTTATTGTGTAGgttgtataaatattctataagaaattatattgtattttgcgcaattaaatgaatatattaaataaaagttattgcaTATGAATATGGAAAAGAAATGTGTTACCTGTATTCgtacattttattatgaacTATTGAAGGTACACGAGATTTGTACATATGTAAGAATAcaattgattataatataaaacaatcgGCATTCAAGTAAAAtctatacaaaatttcaattataaaaacatatttaaaccTATGCgtcttttttattgaaagtaaAACGTTGGATTCCAATTCTATGGAAActgtaacatatatatttaaacacatgtataaaaatttaaatgtatctatataaaaataatttttaattgtttaattacaaattgtattaaattacagaTAGCTACATTTGTGCTAATAGTTGCTCAAAGATCCTTACATCGACTAGCTTCCAACTATGGCAAGAACAATacacataataaattttatgtatataagaaactttatacatttcaatcatttataacaattcaaatatatagGCAGTGTAAAACGTTCCAAAATGCAGTACTCTATACCTTATAATAtgtatcttaataattatataacttcCATTTACAAAGTGACacctataaatatttagatggacaagaattttttacaaaactaATTTAACACTTAAATGCTGATCGTTAACAGCATTTGCATCAATCTtgaattttgttagaaatatacaaattttcattcaacaaTTCACtaaaacatttgaattttttaattctacaattaaaaattctttaaatacatAGAATGTTGTATCTATGTAGTTTCCAAAATTATCAGTagattcatttttacaaatactGGAAGAACAGTCTATCCATATTCAGAGGTGACTGTTAAACTAAAGTTTCCATCTATAACATAAGTGCTGTGATACCAAATTCTTGTATCTAAAAGAATGATGTCCCCAGCATAAACAGTAAAGTTAAAACGTCTGCAAATATTATCACATTCTGGAGTTGGAGCAACAGTCCATCTTTTATTACCCAAGATTTGTCCTTGCCACATTAGACGAGAAATGTAGTCCAGCTGtaaaaaaagcaataaaagATCAATTGGCAATTTCCTAATTCTTTGCTTTTCTGTTCCCATTTTGAACTATAATTAACATCCAGTTTATTATTAGTGCACATACATGCATTATGGCACCTTCTTCATATCCCAAAAAAACATAATTGGTATATGGAATTTCCGCATCCTCTGGCAAAAAATGAGGTAGATTGTAAAACTGTTTCATTGTATCCAAAATTTGTAGGTGACAATTTTTCCAACCAACATACCAAGGTGCTTGTCCACTGCGTTGAAGAGCTCTATCTTCGCTCATGGCAAAGACATCTCTCAAACTAgtgaaattacttttaaaatgtaaGAACTGACATTCTTCCACTGAATCATAAGCAccttctatattttcatataaatttttgaaaaatttccagCTAAATACTTTCGAAGCAGGCCAATTGCCTGCAGCATTTTTTATCACCATTGGGCGAGAGGAATACGCATATTCTTCAAATTCCTCCCTAGTCAGATTTGGTAAAATTAAAGCTGTTGTAACATCTTTACAATAATCACAATTCGATATTGGCCTTGTAAATTCCCatataagataattatttgatacTAAGCATCTAGTTCCTCTcacacttttaacaatatcaatgtataaatattttagaaatatagtaCAAAATATTGGTGCAAACAAGACAAGGAAAACTTTCTTTGAACACAGATAATGGAAGACAGAGCTTTTTTTGTGCCTTGCATTGTTTCTTACACTGACAGATTTCAATTCTGTCAATGAAGCACCTTGTTTCAAAAAGCTCTCTGTTAAAACTAAAAATGCTTCTTGTACATTTTCTATAGTATTATCACTTCCATCCATTACTACCAACAAgggtaaatattaaaaattctcttttaacCATTAGAGATTCAGTGTAAAGTctcttctaaataaattccactATCAGTTCCTATTACTGCAGTAATGTAGCAATCTCGTttgaatttcataataatagtCATTATCCATaagtatgtaataaaatttgtaaatcgattaaatctttttttttgtttttttctcGTCTGTAAATACACGTGAACTTACAATTGCActtcaaatttgtattatatagtacaagtataaatattgttcacgttactttaatattgtttattatgcGTTCATtgcatacatatacatgtcaGTGAAGTAGACTGACTATATAATCCTCCATTGTATGCTCCAAATATGAGGATAAAATGCATATGCAGGTGAAAATATGTTGATCCAAATAGTATCGGTAATGATATCGTGGAAACAACATCTGACAAGCTTGTTACAATATGAATTTTACTATCACTTTCACACACATCGTAAACACGCATGCGCCGCGATTAAGCCTTGAGCCACTTCTGTTTCGTCAAAATGTGAAGGTTTGCATTGATTGCGGAACAGATACTATCATTCCCTGATTGGTGCAGACTCTTGTTTCTCCTTCTAACAACTTTCGCATCTTCTTACGACTTACGTgaaacgagcgaacgaacgaaagcTGAAGGTCTGCTCGCTCAATTCAACTAATTGAATACCTTAATAGGAAATTTCCTGTTCATGTGTCGGGTGAAGATGAATTTAAGCTAATACACAGGAATTTCAGAATTCAAGTGACTTGCAGATAAGTTCaatcaaattcaaaattgagccatttttttaaaataatttaatatgtgGAGGAAGGGGTACCgtcaacaaataattaaataacgttaacaTTAATAGAActaagaaatgaaaaacatttttaaaacatctTGAGGTAGTCAAATTCGGACAAGTTCTATGCacattaaaagtaaatttataaagaatgcgatcataatatatttaaatgatctAGGAAAGGTGTAggataatttgatttctaaaaatatatttcgtggaattaatatttaaaacaatgttaGATTAAatgtaatcaatttattaaaaataagaataaaattttttagagcatatttatttagtgcTGAAAGACTCGGGTAAATTTACTTTGTTGTGtcaagaaatttcttttattatttattaatgttaaaatattaaataaacgcgAATGAagaatctttaaaattatttattttatcaacttGCCCAACATGATGtacaagttttatttaaacggaCACTGAAGTAGATGTTTCAATGTGCAAACTgcaattatgaaatttatgtaGACAAAttttggtaaataaatttgatttttcgtttcttataattttgttttttcttttctttttaaaagatttacacattatattgtataaaaccTAATGTACAGCAATTATAATACTAAGTTATGCAATATGCGATTCGCTTACGTTCGACGAGATACAGTCCACttaaatttcaacaataaaatCCCGAAATGTCTTTGAACAGGTAATTTACCTAGGCCAGTGTCGAGAACCGGGAGGccaatgtaaaatatatctaattttgcaataagtttcgttgttttaatattgaacaGTATTAACATATGTTAGATTTATTCTGTTCGTGAAAAATGCGGACTATACACATATCTTGGTAGTGATGCGGCTCTATTTGTATTCATAAAATCGTCCTTTTTTATGtgagcaaaataaaagtttctttAAAGCACAACATT comes from Augochlora pura isolate Apur16 chromosome 1, APUR_v2.2.1, whole genome shotgun sequence and encodes:
- the Wbp2 gene encoding WW domain binding protein 2 isoform X1 codes for the protein MSLNTAHANGGVLIHAGEYILLFCDNVTMEFHGQEQPEFLGNKRGRLYLTTHRMIFNAKDHREKMQSFSFPFITLSEVEVEQPMFGANYIRGKCSAQPNGNWIGQCKFKLYFKSGGAIEFGQAMLRAAAMAQRNDPAADAPPPYQPPTSDWYAAPPPAYQAPTGYYGWVPPTNAFPDMPPANGVYMTDMPPPYPGINSPYASGAPQQGAWGATGQQTGWVPPQQNGAPGWANPNYNSQPMSQAGGYPNYQQPPYSGYAQNPPPYSAYPPSNNYPQSQYNPQQNPYNQYPPPY
- the Wbp2 gene encoding WW domain binding protein 2 isoform X2 translates to MSLNTAHANGGVLIHAGEYILLFCDNVTMEFHGQEQPEFLGNKRGRLYLTTHRMIFNAKDHREKMQSFSFPFITLSEVEVEQPMFGANYIRGKCSAQPNGNWIGQCKFKLYFKSGGAIEFGQAMLRAAAMAQRNDPAADAPPPYQPPTSDWYAAPPPAYQAPTGYYGWVPPTNAFPDMPPANGVYMTDMPPPYPGINSPYASGAPQQGAWGATGQQTGWVPPQQNGAPGWANPNYNSQPMSQADAKAAEAAQSAYYDPSRPQCAYVPPPAYYESPPSFQQASEKKDQ
- the LOC144477302 gene encoding uncharacterized protein LOC144477302, whose amino-acid sequence is MDGSDNTIENVQEAFLVLTESFLKQGASLTELKSVSVRNNARHKKSSVFHYLCSKKVFLVLFAPIFCTIFLKYLYIDIVKSVRGTRCLVSNNYLIWEFTRPISNCDYCKDVTTALILPNLTREEFEEYAYSSRPMVIKNAAGNWPASKVFSWKFFKNLYENIEGAYDSVEECQFLHFKSNFTSLRDVFAMSEDRALQRSGQAPWYVGWKNCHLQILDTMKQFYNLPHFLPEDAEIPYTNYVFLGYEEGAIMHLDYISRLMWQGQILGNKRWTVAPTPECDNICRRFNFTVYAGDIILLDTRIWYHSTYVIDGNFSLTVTSEYG